The Budorcas taxicolor isolate Tak-1 chromosome 5, Takin1.1, whole genome shotgun sequence genome includes a window with the following:
- the BCDIN3D gene encoding RNA 5'-monophosphate methyltransferase: MATMPRGNATSLFPRSPQGGRFYTQSLCRSAQARGSPSGLQVPDFRFRGDSEARLRLMAASTEQATGGVEKTAAEEKPRVLEPGAAPFGNFPHYSRFHPPEQRLRLLPPELLRRLFPQSPDTRPILGLDVGCNSGDLSVALYKHFLSLHDGETCLDASRELHLLCCDIDPVLVERAEKECPFPDGLTFITLDFMNQRTRKVLLSSFLSQFGRSVFDIGFCMSVTMWIHLNHGDQGLWEFLAHLSSLCRYLLVEPQPWKCYRAAARRLRKLGLHDFDHFRSLAIRGDMASQIVQILTQDHGMELVCCFGNTNWDRSLLLFRTKQATETHAIPESLIEEGKERNRIRFWRE, translated from the exons ATGGCGACGATGCCACGTGGCAACGCAACCTCCCTATTCCCGCGCTCGCCCCAGGGAGGCCGCTTTTATACTCAGTCCCTTTGCCGTTCAGCGCAGGCGCGCGGGAGCCCGAGCGGCCTGCAGGTTCCAGACTTCCGGTTCCGAGGGGACTCAGAGGCCAGACTGAGACTAATGGCGGCGTCCACGGAGCAGGCCACGGGGGGCGTTGAGAAGACCGCGGCGGAAGAGAAACCGCGCGTTCTGGAACCCGGGGCAGCCCCGTTCGGAAATTTCCCTCATTATTCCCGCTTCCACCCTCCAGAGCAACGGCTCCGCCTCCTACCCCCGGAGCTGCTTCGCCGGCTCTTTCCTCAGAGTCCCGACACAAGGCCGATCCTGGGGCTCGACGTGGGGTGTAACTCCGGG GATCTGAGTGTGGCTCTATACAAACATTTCCTTTCCCTACATGATGGGGAGACCTGCTTAGATGCCTCAAGAGAACTCCATCTCCTCTGCTGCGACATAGATCCAGTCCTGGTGGAACGAGCTGAAAAAGAATGCCCTTTTCCTGATGGTTTGACTTTTATTACCCTGGACTTCATGAATCAAAGGACCCGGAAAGTTCTCCTGAGCTCTTTCTTGAGCCAGTTTGGACGCTCAGTTTTTGATATTGGCTTCTGCATGTCAGTAACCATGTGGATTCACCTGAACCATGGGGACCAAGGCCTGTGGGAGTTCCTGGCCCACCTTTCTTCCCTATGCCGCTACCTCCTTGTGGAGCCACAGCCCTGGAAGTGTTACCGGGCAGCTGCAAGGCGTCTCCGGAAGCTGGGCCTCCATGATTTTGACCACTTCCGCTCCCTGGCCATCCGAGGTGATATGGCCAGTCAGATTGTGCAGATCTTGACCCAGGACCATGGCATGGAATTAGTATGCTGCTTTGGCAACACCAACTGGGACCGAAGCCTTCTGCTCTTCAGGACAAAACAAGCCACAGAGACTCATGCGATCCCCGAGTCACTgatagaagaaggaaaagaaaggaacagaataaGATTCTGGAGAGAGTGA